CTCTTCGAGATGGCCCGGACATTCCGCACCCTGCTGCAGAGCATCGTCTCGCCGGTCCTCTCGACTTCGCTCTATTTCGTGGTATTCGGCTCGGCGATCGGCTCTCGGATGACCGAGATCGACGGCGTCAGCTACGGCGCCTTCATCATCCCGGGCTTGGTAATGCTCTCGCTTCTGACTCAAAGCATCACCAACGCTTCTTTCGGCATTTACTTTCCCAAATTCACCGGGACGATCTACGAAATCCTCTCGGCCCCGATCTCCTACCTGGAAATCGTCATCAGCTATGTCGGGGCCGCCGCCAGCAAATCGATCATGATCGGCTTGATCATCCTGGCCACCGCCCGGGTCTTCGTCGACTACCACATCGCCCATCCGGTCTGGATGATCGCCTTCCTGCTGCTGACCTCGGTGACCTTCAGCCTCTTCGGCTTCATCATCGGGATTTGGGCCGACGGCTTCGAAAAGCTGCAGCTCATTCCGCTCCTGATCATCACGCCGCTGACCTTCCTCGGCGGCAGCTTCTACTCCATCCACATGTTGCCGCCGCTGTGGCAAAAGATCACCCTCTTCAACCCGGTCGTCTATCTGGTCAACGGCTTTCGCTGGAGCTTTTACGGGGTTTCCGACCTCAGCGTGGGCATCAGCTTGGGGGTGACCTTGGTTTTCCTCGTCGTCTGCTTGGGGGTGGTGCGCTGGATCTTCAAAACCGGCTATCGACTGAAAGCCTGAGGACCCATAGAATGACGCAATCGCTATGAACAATTGCCATGATTTCGAAAATCTACCGGATGTTTCGCCTCGAACTCCCGAAGGCTGCGAAGAGTGCCTCAAAATGGGCGACGAATGGGTTCACCTTCGGCTTTGTCTGCAATGTGGGCATGTCGGCTGCTGCGACAGCTCGAAGAACAAGCACGCCACCCGTCACTTCCACCAAACGGGGCATCCGGTGATGCGCTCCTTCCAGCCGGGCGAGAGCTGGGGCTGGTGCTACGTCCATGAAGTGATGGTGGAATTTCCCGAACAATGATCGCTTAAATCGGGCTGAGGAGCCAAGCGCTCCAGCCAAGGGCCGGCCCGATCCGGGGAGCTTGGGCCGCGGGATTCAGCGAGCAGCCCAAAGTGCTGCCCTGGGTGCTGAAGGTTTCGACCGTCGAGCACTTGCCGCCGCCATCGCACTCGGTGACGGTGAGGATGTCGCCATCGTCGCAGGCGGTTCCAAGCGGCGCGAAGCAATTGTCTCCGGCCTCATCGCAGGTTTCATCGCATTGCTCGCCATTGGTGCAAGGATCGCCGGCATGGATGCTGCAAGTCCCGCCGGAGCAAGTGTCGGGCCCGTTGCAGAAGAGCCCATCATCGCAGGCGCCGGTGTTATTGCTGCGGACGCAGGTGAAGAAGACGTCGGGGCTGCAGGTCGCCGGATCGGTGCAGCAAAATTCATCGGTGCAAACGTTGCTGTCGTCGCAGTCGGCGTCGGTCTGGCATTCGCACTGGCCGCTGTCGGCTTGGCAGGTTCCATCGGCTTCATTGCAGCTGTCCAGCGTACAAGAGATATTGTCGTCGCATTGGACCGGAGCGCCGTTGCAAGCGCCGCCGGCGCAGACGTCGTTGACGGTGCAATTCACCTGGTCGTCGCAAAGGAAATCATTGGGGCTGCTGACGCAGGTCCCGGTGCCGTTGCACGCGTCGGTGGTGCAGAAGTTGCCGTCGTCGGTGCAGGGGGTGTTGACGGGATCGAAGCAATTGTCATCGGTCTCGTTGCAGGTGTTGCATTCGGTGCCGCTGCAGGGATCGCCGGTGTGGCCGGTGCAGGCTCCGGCAACGCAAAGCTCGGTCCCGTTGCAGAAAGCCCCATCGCTGGCGCAAGCCACGGTGTTGTCGGGCGGAAGGGAGCTGGCGCAGTGGCAGGTTGGAGCCGAGAAGGTGTCGACTCCGCCCGATGCGAAGCAGAGCTCGACACCGTTGCAAGGATCACCGTCGGCGCATTCGCCATCGGTGTCGCAATCGTTGCCGACATTGCCGCAAGTCACTTGGGCCGGCAAATTTCGCGGCACCATCGATAAAAATAAAATGAGAAAAAACGAGAACCCCAGAATGGTTATTACCCGGTGAGACGATACCATTGGCCCCTCTCCTTTGGAGTGTATTTCATTGTACTTATTGGGATTTTTTTCGCCAGGGAAGAAAAATCCCCAAGGAACGCCGGTTTAAGAAATTTCTCGTTTGATTTCAGTTACTTAATCGAGCAATCCTGCTCCCATAGAAGCTCGGTTCGAGTCTCGGATTTCCGAAAATTTGGCAGAACCGTTTCGTGCAAGTAGTAAATCCGAAGCGACTGGAGCTCCTTTCCCGCGGGAGCCCCGGCATTCCATTCGCGGCACAGGTAATTCCCATAGTAGGAGCGAAACGCCGCGAAGTTTTTCTTCGGCATCCAATTGAAGTACTTTCGCCACTTGACGTTGGGAATCGCGTCGGGCCCGTGCAGCTCGACCTCGGTTCCGTCCCGCAATCTTCCCGGGACCGAATAGCGCCAATCCTCGAGCAGCGGGTCGGGCGCGAACATCGCCCAGCTCTGGTCGATGCCCAAAACTTTCCCCAGCCATCGTTGCTTTTGCATGAAGACCGGCCGGAACTTTTCGATGCTGGTGGTGGCGAAATTCATCAGGCCGACATAGGCGATGAGCGCCAGCGCCAAGGCATGGACCAGCCCTTGCGAACCGACATTAATTTCCCGCCGCTGAAAACCGGAAAACCAAGACCCCCACCGTCGCCACCAACCGATCTTCGGCAGGCGATCCCAAAAGGCGCTCGGCAGGAAAACCGCCCAGCCCAAGATGCTGATATAGGGAAAAGAGCCCAGCTTCATGGTGGCGATCAATCCCGCATGAAAGGCGACGAAAAGGAAAACGGCCAAGGTTCGAAAAAAGCCGTTGGCCACCGGAACGAAGGCCAGAAAGGGCCCCCAGCTCTCGATCCAGATCGTGAAGTTCGCCAGAAATTTGACCAGGCCCGGATAGCTCAACAAAAAAGCCCCGGCCGGCTTGACCATCGTGTCGAGGTTGAAGACGTAAAAGAGCGCGGTGCCGTCGCGCCAAAGCGCGCCCGACTTGTTGATGGCGGCGAACCAATAAACGAAGCAGATTTGCAGGAGCAAAGCCACCGTCCCGCCCGACAGAACTTGCTTTGGAATTTTAGAATCCGCCGGGTCGGGCCCCCGGTCCACCGAGCAGCAAGCCGCCAGCGGCAGGAATAGCGCCCAAAAGAGATAAAGGTGC
This window of the bacterium genome carries:
- a CDS encoding ABC transporter permease → MNFHAIRAIYLFEMARTFRTLLQSIVSPVLSTSLYFVVFGSAIGSRMTEIDGVSYGAFIIPGLVMLSLLTQSITNASFGIYFPKFTGTIYEILSAPISYLEIVISYVGAAASKSIMIGLIILATARVFVDYHIAHPVWMIAFLLLTSVTFSLFGFIIGIWADGFEKLQLIPLLIITPLTFLGGSFYSIHMLPPLWQKITLFNPVVYLVNGFRWSFYGVSDLSVGISLGVTLVFLVVCLGVVRWIFKTGYRLKA
- a CDS encoding UBP-type zinc finger domain-containing protein, which gives rise to MNNCHDFENLPDVSPRTPEGCEECLKMGDEWVHLRLCLQCGHVGCCDSSKNKHATRHFHQTGHPVMRSFQPGESWGWCYVHEVMVEFPEQ
- a CDS encoding HTTM domain-containing protein, with the translated sequence MAKLKELFGIDIRSLALFRVGLGLIILADLISRSADLRAFYTDAGVLPRAALLENPTYFWPVSLHMLSGSLTFQAFLFLLTGLAALALIFGYRTRVATFACWLLVTSLHARNQFINQAGDTLLHLYLFWALFLPLAACCSVDRGPDPADSKIPKQVLSGGTVALLLQICFVYWFAAINKSGALWRDGTALFYVFNLDTMVKPAGAFLLSYPGLVKFLANFTIWIESWGPFLAFVPVANGFFRTLAVFLFVAFHAGLIATMKLGSFPYISILGWAVFLPSAFWDRLPKIGWWRRWGSWFSGFQRREINVGSQGLVHALALALIAYVGLMNFATTSIEKFRPVFMQKQRWLGKVLGIDQSWAMFAPDPLLEDWRYSVPGRLRDGTEVELHGPDAIPNVKWRKYFNWMPKKNFAAFRSYYGNYLCREWNAGAPAGKELQSLRIYYLHETVLPNFRKSETRTELLWEQDCSIK